The following is a genomic window from Psychrobacter sp. P11G3.
AGCGTAGGTTTACTTTTTTAGACGAAAACGATGGTTATCCCGTTAAGTCCCGTTGGATAAGTCAAGCAAAGTATAAGCAGGATAAAGGTACTATCGAAATTATATTTACGCCTGCGGTAGTAAATGAAATAACACGTATAAATGGTATAGAACAGTTTTTTACTAAGTACACGTTAGAACAAACATCGATGCTCAACAGCATGTATTCAGTACGTTTGTATGAACTTCTAATACAATGGCGTGAAGCCAAAAAGACCCCTTTATTTGGCTTAAAAGTATTTAGGGGGCAACTTGGAGTGGATGATGATGAATATGAACGGATGTGTGACTTCAAATCTGGTGTTTTAAACAAAGCTATTAAAGAAATTAATAAGCACACTGATATCAAAGTTAGCTATGAGCAAGAAAAAGATGGTAAAAACATTATTGGGTTCAAATTTAAGGTACTGTCAAAAAGCAAACCGAAAAGCAGTACACGACAAGGTATTAGTAGAGACGTAGATACAGCTGATATGTTTACGGTTGAAGATCTAAATGATAAACAGCTAGGACGTATTGCTCGTAACCCTCAGTTTATTACTGACTATAATCACATGGTTACCCCTACTAGCCCAGCTGGACAGTCGCAGCAAGGATGGGAGTTTGAAATGATTAATCGCCTTAAAAAAGACGCTTCTCAATTTAAGAAACGTCCAATCAGGGATTATTTAGATTATTAATGCTAGCGGTCTATTATAAGTGGTTCCATTATAGCAGTCTGTTTTAAGTAGTCTGTTAATAGGTTTGAAGAGTGAATTAGCTGGTTCCCTTGGGGTATGCTTTATCTTTAAATAATATAGTTTTTTTACTTATCGCAGGACATATTAAAATGCGTCCTTAGGACGCATTTTAATATGTCCTGTGTCTTATGTCAATTCTTGAAAGCCTTATCAGCTCTGGCTCAGGTAAAATTTATATCATTTACAAAAAAAAGCTTGCAAACTAGTCACATATTGTTTATAAGTCCTAAGGACTTATAAACAATATGTGACCAATATGCAAAAAACAATTTCTATAGAAGAGGCTACAAGCCTTTGGGTAATTGGGTTAGGCAGAAAAGCAGCCTTCTTCGATTCAGAGTTGTATGAGTTTTTGCATTATATACGTGAAACCAGATCCTTCCAAAACCAAAATATCAAAGGGTTCAGGACGGATAGTAATTTAAAGAAAAAATTATCTGAAGTTACGGACTATCTTGTATCTAGCGGCTTGGTACAAAAACCATATGACAACTACTTCGTTATCGCTAACAAAGACCCTAGCGACCTAGAAATAGTTTGCTCGCTATATAATATAGGATATATAACGTATTTGAGCGCCATGAGGTTCTACAATCTTACTAACAGAATCCCAAAAAGAAT
Proteins encoded in this region:
- the repM gene encoding replication initiation protein RepM, which codes for MKPSVNAGNNKMDLIVKTNRLNTAIQNLTLAEIRLVQLAIIDSREKNEGLSADKPLTIKASRYAEAFGTTRQGAYDVLKKAEENLFERRFTFLDENDGYPVKSRWISQAKYKQDKGTIEIIFTPAVVNEITRINGIEQFFTKYTLEQTSMLNSMYSVRLYELLIQWREAKKTPLFGLKVFRGQLGVDDDEYERMCDFKSGVLNKAIKEINKHTDIKVSYEQEKDGKNIIGFKFKVLSKSKPKSSTRQGISRDVDTADMFTVEDLNDKQLGRIARNPQFITDYNHMVTPTSPAGQSQQGWEFEMINRLKKDASQFKKRPIRDYLDY